A window of Campylobacter concisus genomic DNA:
ATAGCCGTCATAGTAGCTCACGTATACTTCATCAGCTGCTCTTAGCCTGCTTATCTTTTTTAAAATCTCATTCACCATGGTTTCATCAAGTTCAAGCTTTTCTCTTCTCTCACGCTCTTTTTGGCGGAGGGCTCGCTCTAAGGTTGATAGGGGATTAAACGAGCTAAAAATTTTTGCTCTATCTTTACTCGCCACTTTTGTGCCCTCCGATCTTTTTATTTCTATCTTGCCCGGTAGCTTCTGGTAGTAGATCGATAGCTCTTAAAACCGAGTTTTTACCAAATTTTTCTTTTATGAGATTTAGGGACTTTAAAACCGCCTTTTCTTTAGTATCATCCTCAAAAAGACTTTGGTGAGTTAGGTTCTCTTTTACTACGCCGTTTGCACTGATGCTAATTTGCC
This region includes:
- a CDS encoding YolD-like family protein, translating into MASKDRAKIFSSFNPLSTLERALRQKERERREKLELDETMVNEILKKISRLRAADEVYVSYYDGYTYASIRGLISDVNFKNKTLMVVKTRIKFEDINDLKII
- a CDS encoding DinB/UmuC family translesion DNA polymerase gives rise to the protein LALRMINKEVMASGITINIKFADKLEPLQRASVRFKAPTNVSSVLMSLAEELLLNKIKNVGLIRQISISANGVVKENLTHQSLFEDDTKEKAVLKSLNLIKEKFGKNSVLRAIDLLPEATGQDRNKKIGGHKSGE